In the genome of Acidimicrobiia bacterium, one region contains:
- a CDS encoding type II toxin-antitoxin system VapC family toxin: protein MIAVDTSVVVPAFASWHEAHGAAIRLLAESPVLPAHVAVEAYSVLTRLPMPHRVPGTIVIDYLDRVFPPDRRLTASAETQIEITRRSAAAGVDGGGVYDALVAATVLEHGATLVTRDRRAAPVYRAIGVDFRLDS, encoded by the coding sequence GTGATCGCCGTCGACACCAGCGTCGTGGTCCCGGCGTTCGCCTCCTGGCACGAGGCCCACGGGGCGGCTATCAGACTCCTCGCGGAGAGCCCGGTGCTCCCGGCACATGTCGCCGTGGAGGCCTACTCGGTGCTCACCCGCCTCCCCATGCCCCACCGGGTGCCAGGCACGATCGTCATCGACTACCTCGATCGGGTGTTCCCGCCAGATCGGCGGCTGACCGCTTCGGCCGAAACACAGATCGAGATCACGCGGAGGTCCGCCGCGGCAGGCGTCGACGGAGGAGGCGTGTACGACGCTCTGGTGGCGGCAACGGTGCTGGAACACGGGGCCACCCTGGTCACCCGCGACCGCCGGGCGGCTCCCGTCTATAGGGCGATAGGAGTCGACTTCAGGCTGGACTCGTGA
- the gyrA gene encoding DNA gyrase subunit A, with amino-acid sequence MTDDREETGRVELIDIEQEVKASFLEYAMSVIVSRALPDVRDGLKPVHRRILYSMYDSGSRPTAPFRKSARVVGDVMGWFHPHSGEAIYDAMVRLGQEFASRYPMVQPQGNFGTVDDPPAAMRYTEARLNHLALRLLDGIDEDTVDFEDNYSGERQEPRVLPARFPNLLVNGSTGIAVGMATNIPPHNLGEVIDAVVHFLENPDAGPDEFLRFVKGPDFPTGAYILGNKGVRDALLTGRGSVKMRAVAEVEEVRKGRSAIVVTEIPYQVSRDRVMEKIADLVKDKKITGIADLRDESDRNGTRLVIELKRDAVSQVVLNQLYKNTQLQETFGVNMVALVDGVPRTLNVGQMIGYYVDHQMEVVERRTRFRLDKALARAHIIEGLLIALDNIDEVVAIIRASADTEVARTTLMERFSLSEIQATHILDMPLRRLTALETTKLREEWDDLQKTIKFLEGLLKSPARRRALIADELREVREKFADERRSRIIPDEGDMSLEDLIADEEIVVTVTGNGYLKAVNASSYKTQGRGGRGVRAETVRQDDLITHLVHTTAHTFLLFFTNRGKVYRVKGHEIPRKERTGKGVLAQSVMPLGPDEAIEAVVDTRDYETSRYLVMATRKGLVKKTEFKEYESRNATLVAIKLQEDDEVVAVRTTMGKNDVLLFTRDGNGIRFKETDIRATGRGTQGVRGVRLREGDRVVSAASDQEGDEVLLLTTGGYGKRTKLTEFRRQTRGGVGVKAMKLTRVRGSLVAARTVAPNSEIFVTSSDGVVIRMNTDTISRQKRDASGVKVMNTAPGAEVSAFALVPREEVDGGD; translated from the coding sequence ATGACCGACGACAGGGAAGAGACCGGGCGCGTCGAGCTGATCGACATCGAGCAGGAGGTGAAGGCCTCCTTCCTCGAGTACGCCATGTCGGTGATCGTCTCGCGGGCTCTGCCGGACGTACGTGACGGTCTCAAGCCGGTGCATCGCCGGATCCTCTACTCGATGTACGACTCGGGAAGCAGGCCGACTGCACCGTTTCGCAAGAGCGCCCGCGTGGTCGGCGACGTGATGGGCTGGTTCCACCCCCACTCGGGGGAGGCGATCTACGACGCCATGGTCCGCCTCGGCCAGGAGTTCGCCAGCCGCTACCCGATGGTGCAGCCCCAGGGGAACTTCGGGACGGTGGACGACCCGCCGGCGGCGATGCGCTACACCGAGGCCCGGCTCAACCACCTGGCTCTGAGGCTCCTCGACGGCATCGACGAGGACACCGTCGACTTCGAGGACAACTACTCGGGCGAGCGACAGGAGCCACGGGTCCTCCCGGCGCGGTTCCCCAACCTTCTGGTGAACGGCTCCACGGGAATCGCCGTGGGGATGGCGACCAACATTCCGCCGCACAACCTGGGGGAGGTGATCGACGCCGTGGTCCACTTCCTCGAGAACCCCGACGCCGGCCCCGATGAGTTCCTCCGGTTCGTGAAGGGTCCCGACTTCCCCACCGGCGCCTACATCCTGGGCAACAAGGGGGTGCGCGACGCCCTGCTCACGGGCCGAGGATCGGTGAAGATGCGCGCCGTCGCCGAGGTGGAGGAGGTGCGCAAGGGCCGCTCCGCCATCGTGGTCACCGAGATCCCGTACCAGGTGTCGCGCGATCGGGTCATGGAGAAGATCGCCGACCTCGTGAAGGACAAGAAGATCACCGGGATCGCCGACCTGCGGGACGAGTCGGATCGCAACGGGACCCGCCTCGTCATCGAGTTGAAGCGGGATGCCGTCTCGCAGGTCGTACTCAACCAGCTCTACAAGAACACCCAGCTCCAGGAGACCTTCGGAGTCAACATGGTGGCGCTGGTCGACGGAGTGCCCCGCACGCTCAACGTCGGCCAGATGATCGGCTACTACGTCGATCACCAGATGGAGGTGGTGGAACGCCGCACCCGGTTCCGTCTCGACAAGGCCCTGGCCCGGGCGCACATCATCGAGGGTCTGCTGATCGCCCTGGACAACATCGACGAGGTGGTGGCGATCATCCGGGCCTCGGCGGACACCGAGGTGGCGCGCACCACCCTCATGGAACGCTTCTCCCTGAGCGAGATCCAGGCGACCCACATCCTCGACATGCCGCTGCGCCGGCTCACCGCCCTGGAGACCACCAAGCTGCGCGAGGAATGGGACGACCTACAGAAGACGATCAAGTTCCTGGAGGGACTGCTGAAGAGCCCGGCGAGGCGCAGGGCACTGATAGCCGACGAGCTGCGCGAGGTTCGGGAGAAGTTCGCCGACGAACGCCGGAGCCGGATCATTCCCGACGAGGGGGACATGTCTCTCGAGGACCTGATAGCCGACGAGGAGATCGTGGTGACGGTCACCGGCAACGGCTACCTCAAGGCGGTCAACGCCTCCTCCTACAAGACCCAGGGTCGAGGGGGCAGGGGCGTGCGGGCGGAGACCGTGCGCCAGGACGACCTCATCACCCATCTGGTCCACACCACCGCCCACACCTTCTTGTTGTTCTTCACCAACAGGGGAAAGGTGTATCGGGTCAAGGGTCATGAGATTCCCCGCAAGGAACGGACGGGCAAGGGGGTCCTGGCCCAGTCGGTGATGCCTCTCGGCCCCGATGAGGCGATCGAGGCGGTGGTCGACACCCGCGACTACGAGACCTCGCGCTACCTGGTGATGGCCACCCGAAAGGGCCTGGTGAAGAAGACCGAGTTCAAGGAGTACGAGAGCCGCAACGCGACCCTGGTGGCGATCAAGCTCCAGGAGGACGACGAGGTGGTCGCGGTTCGTACCACCATGGGCAAGAACGACGTGCTGCTCTTCACGAGGGACGGCAACGGCATCCGTTTCAAGGAGACCGACATCCGGGCTACCGGGAGAGGCACGCAGGGGGTCCGGGGGGTCCGTCTGCGGGAGGGAGATCGGGTCGTCTCGGCTGCGTCCGACCAGGAGGGTGACGAGGTGCTGCTGCTCACCACGGGTGGGTACGGCAAGCGGACCAAGCTCACCGAGTTCCGTCGCCAGACCCGCGGCGGTGTCGGGGTGAAGGCGATGAAGCTCACCCGGGTGCGCGGCAGCCTGGTGGCCGCCCGGACCGTCGCTCCCAACTCGGAGATCTTCGTCACCTCGTCGGACGGCGTGGTCATCCGCATGAACACCGACACGATCTCGCGCCAGAAGCGGGACGCCTCGGGGGTGAAGGTGATGAACACGGCGCCCGGCGCGGAGGTGTCGGCGTTCGCCCTGGTGCCGCGGGAAGAGGTCGACGGCGGGGACTGA
- a CDS encoding ABC transporter substrate-binding protein, which produces MRKRRLASLFAVLAAFALVATACGDDDAETTTTAAAELTSVKVQLQWVTQSQFAGYFAAVDQGFYAEEGLDVEILEGAVDIVPQQMVASGQAEFGLAWVPKALVSNEEGADLINIGQVFQRSGTLMVSWADSGITSPTDWEGKKVGTWGFGNEFELTAAIELFEVTPAEIVQQPFDMSLLLNREIDSAQAMTYNEYAQVLEATNPDTGELYTPDDLSVIDFNDLGTAMLQDAIWVRADWLEDEANQDIAERFLRATFRGWIFCRDNFEECVDIVLDNGPTLGASHQAWQLNEINKLIWPSPAGIGVMDPLLWAQTVTVATGQGVISSSPADGTYRTDLAEAAVASLKADGFDTEGNGFTPREVTLNPGGE; this is translated from the coding sequence ATGAGGAAGAGACGCCTCGCCAGCCTGTTCGCCGTACTCGCCGCCTTCGCCCTGGTGGCGACGGCGTGTGGTGACGACGACGCCGAAACCACGACCACGGCAGCCGCAGAACTGACCAGCGTCAAGGTGCAGCTGCAGTGGGTGACCCAATCACAGTTCGCCGGGTACTTCGCAGCCGTCGACCAGGGCTTCTACGCCGAGGAGGGCCTGGACGTGGAGATCCTCGAGGGGGCGGTCGACATCGTCCCACAGCAGATGGTGGCTTCGGGCCAGGCCGAGTTCGGCCTCGCCTGGGTTCCCAAAGCGCTGGTGTCCAACGAGGAGGGTGCCGACCTGATCAACATCGGGCAGGTGTTCCAACGCTCCGGGACCCTCATGGTCTCCTGGGCGGATTCGGGGATCACCAGCCCGACCGACTGGGAAGGCAAGAAGGTGGGCACCTGGGGGTTCGGCAACGAGTTCGAACTGACGGCTGCCATCGAGCTCTTCGAGGTGACCCCGGCCGAAATCGTCCAGCAGCCGTTCGACATGTCGCTGCTGCTCAACAGGGAGATCGACTCGGCGCAGGCCATGACCTACAACGAGTACGCCCAGGTGCTGGAGGCGACCAACCCGGACACCGGTGAGCTCTACACCCCGGACGATCTGAGCGTCATCGACTTCAACGACCTGGGTACCGCCATGCTCCAGGACGCCATCTGGGTGCGGGCCGACTGGCTCGAAGACGAGGCCAACCAGGACATCGCCGAGCGGTTCCTGCGCGCAACGTTCCGCGGCTGGATCTTCTGCCGCGACAACTTCGAGGAATGCGTGGACATCGTCCTCGACAACGGGCCCACCTTGGGAGCCAGCCACCAGGCCTGGCAGCTCAATGAGATCAACAAGCTGATCTGGCCGTCGCCTGCAGGCATCGGCGTGATGGACCCGCTGCTGTGGGCGCAGACGGTCACCGTGGCCACCGGCCAGGGCGTGATCTCGAGTTCGCCCGCCGACGGCACCTACCGCACCGACCTGGCCGAGGCGGCCGTGGCGAGCCTCAAGGCCGACGGGTTCGACACCGAGGGCAACGGCTTCACACCACGCGAAGTCACCCTCAACCCGGGCGGCGAGTAG
- a CDS encoding SigE family RNA polymerase sigma factor — MTERTAEEIEGLRSIHAVPDFESFYRREYRAVVGLAFALSGSRLVAEDIAQDAFLAAHKQWDRIGGFDRPEAWVRRVVSNLAVSAFRTRVREAWALARFKPRDEYLPRLPAEDADFWKAVRGLPNRQAQVIALHYLEDRPVAEIAGILGCTENTVKVHLHNGRERLARRLDERWDST; from the coding sequence ATGACGGAGAGGACGGCGGAGGAGATCGAAGGCCTCCGCTCGATCCATGCCGTCCCCGACTTCGAGTCCTTCTACCGGCGCGAGTACCGCGCCGTCGTGGGTCTCGCGTTCGCACTCTCGGGAAGCCGCCTCGTTGCCGAGGACATCGCCCAGGACGCCTTCCTCGCCGCCCACAAGCAGTGGGACCGCATCGGGGGGTTCGACCGCCCGGAGGCGTGGGTGCGCCGGGTGGTGTCCAACCTGGCGGTGTCGGCCTTCCGGACCCGGGTTCGGGAGGCTTGGGCGCTTGCGCGGTTCAAGCCGCGCGACGAGTACCTGCCGCGGCTTCCGGCCGAGGACGCCGATTTCTGGAAGGCGGTGCGAGGGCTTCCCAACCGTCAGGCGCAGGTGATCGCCCTCCACTACCTGGAGGATCGCCCGGTGGCCGAAATCGCCGGGATCCTCGGCTGCACCGAGAACACGGTGAAGGTCCATCTCCACAACGGGCGGGAGCGTCTCGCCCGACGGCTCGACGAGAGGTGGGACAGCACATGA
- a CDS encoding sialidase family protein codes for MHRTIALVLAATMLTACGDKASPPIPDPSGPAPEATIAPSSTTEALTTVPEASGLAWTRTDFVAQVGGSVLHVSDLLLTSEGILVAGFYGEGTGALVASASIDTLDWEVSLVPGGQQTRDIVELPDGSLLLTGSAASGLAIVWRDSGAGWEPVGTDDLPRRDASLGWDLEVLDDGSVLLATDSLANDPERDNPAVHRSTDRGDSWATVAILPGLGALALAELPDGTVLAATEESAEHDDPATAGQAWVYRSTDGGVTWGDPVALPGANRVYSMTVMSDGSVWAGTGISGEILRSDDGGRSWSPVTHVPSTNMARPDGEAEVPATRVYSILELADGRILAGTGNQAGEIFVTSDGGNTWERTGSTGPNNVVWGLLQAPDGTIWAGTGSSRGDLLHGTG; via the coding sequence ATGCACAGGACCATCGCCCTCGTGCTCGCCGCCACCATGCTCACCGCCTGTGGCGATAAGGCGTCACCCCCGATCCCAGATCCTTCCGGGCCGGCCCCGGAGGCGACCATCGCCCCCTCATCAACCACGGAGGCGCTGACCACGGTGCCGGAGGCGAGCGGTCTCGCCTGGACACGAACCGACTTCGTGGCCCAGGTCGGAGGCAGCGTGCTCCACGTCTCCGACCTCCTCCTCACCTCAGAGGGCATCCTCGTCGCCGGGTTCTACGGCGAGGGAACCGGCGCCCTGGTAGCCAGCGCCTCTATCGACACCCTCGACTGGGAGGTTTCCCTCGTGCCCGGCGGACAGCAGACGCGCGACATCGTCGAGCTCCCCGACGGGAGCCTGCTCCTAACCGGATCCGCAGCCTCCGGCTTGGCGATCGTGTGGCGCGATTCGGGTGCCGGCTGGGAGCCGGTGGGCACCGACGACCTGCCCCGCCGCGACGCCTCCCTCGGCTGGGACCTGGAGGTTCTCGACGACGGCAGCGTCCTCCTGGCTACCGACTCGCTGGCCAACGACCCGGAGCGGGACAACCCGGCGGTTCACCGTTCCACCGACAGGGGTGACTCCTGGGCGACGGTGGCGATCCTCCCCGGCCTGGGTGCTCTGGCCCTGGCCGAGCTCCCCGACGGCACGGTGCTGGCCGCCACCGAGGAGTCGGCCGAGCACGACGACCCGGCGACCGCCGGACAGGCGTGGGTGTACCGGTCCACCGACGGTGGGGTCACATGGGGCGACCCGGTCGCCCTCCCCGGGGCCAACCGGGTCTACTCGATGACCGTCATGTCCGACGGGAGCGTCTGGGCGGGGACCGGCATCTCCGGTGAGATCCTCCGGTCGGACGATGGCGGTCGCTCCTGGTCCCCCGTCACCCACGTCCCCTCGACGAACATGGCCCGACCGGATGGCGAGGCCGAAGTCCCCGCCACCCGGGTGTACTCCATCCTCGAGCTCGCCGACGGGCGGATCCTCGCCGGCACCGGGAACCAGGCCGGGGAGATCTTCGTGACCTCGGACGGAGGCAATACCTGGGAGCGGACCGGGTCCACCGGCCCCAACAACGTGGTGTGGGGCCTGCTCCAGGCGCCCGACGGCACGATCTGGGCCGGCACCGGGTCCAGCCGCGGCGACCTGCTGCACGGCACCGGCTGA
- a CDS encoding nitrilase-related carbon-nitrogen hydrolase, with product MANIVRAALIQAEWTGDKQSMLDKHVALARQAAEDGAQVLCFQELFYGPYFCQVQENEYFSYTEPIPDGPTTRAMQDLARETGMVLVVPMFEVEQEGFYYNTAAVIDADGTYLGKYRKTHIPHVKGFWEKFYFRPGNMGYPIFDTAVGRIGVYICYDRHFPEGWRALGLAGAKIVFNPSATSRGLSMYLWNLEQPAAAVANEYYIGAINRVGKEPLGDNDFYGSSYFVNPRGQVVGEAASDTDEQVIVRDLDMDLIEEVRQQWAFYRDRRPDAYGPLVEG from the coding sequence ATGGCGAACATCGTGCGTGCCGCCCTCATCCAGGCCGAGTGGACCGGCGACAAGCAGTCGATGCTGGACAAGCATGTCGCCCTCGCCCGTCAGGCCGCCGAGGACGGCGCCCAGGTGCTCTGCTTCCAGGAGCTGTTCTACGGCCCTTACTTCTGCCAGGTACAGGAGAACGAGTACTTCTCGTACACCGAGCCGATCCCCGACGGGCCGACCACCAGGGCCATGCAGGACCTGGCCAGGGAGACCGGGATGGTGCTGGTGGTCCCGATGTTCGAGGTGGAGCAGGAGGGCTTCTACTACAACACCGCCGCCGTCATCGACGCCGACGGCACCTACTTGGGGAAGTACCGCAAGACCCACATCCCCCACGTGAAGGGGTTCTGGGAGAAGTTCTACTTCCGTCCCGGCAACATGGGATACCCGATCTTCGACACCGCCGTGGGGCGGATCGGGGTGTACATCTGTTACGACCGGCACTTCCCGGAGGGTTGGCGGGCGCTGGGCCTGGCCGGGGCCAAGATCGTGTTCAACCCGTCGGCGACCAGCCGCGGGCTGTCGATGTACCTGTGGAACCTGGAGCAGCCGGCGGCGGCGGTGGCCAACGAGTACTACATCGGGGCGATCAACCGGGTGGGGAAGGAGCCGCTTGGCGACAACGACTTCTACGGCTCGTCGTACTTCGTGAACCCGAGGGGTCAGGTGGTGGGCGAGGCGGCCAGCGACACCGACGAGCAGGTGATCGTACGCGACCTTGACATGGATCTGATCGAGGAGGTCCGCCAGCAGTGGGCCTTCTACCGGGACCGCCGTCCGGACGCCTACGGGCCGCTGGTCGAGGGGTAG
- a CDS encoding DUF3566 domain-containing protein → MAVQRVRRVIRRIDPWTVLKVSAVFNALMALAVVLGMVIFWAIFVNAGIPDKINDLAMQVGLVDGITLDGATYFRIVLVLAVVGTILLTGLFTLGAVIYNLITDLVGGIEVVMLEETTGTSVSRPRVTLPSGSRTTAAPKRGAIPTPRPALVMDPVDPPVAPEVERTA, encoded by the coding sequence ATGGCCGTCCAGCGTGTACGGCGCGTCATTCGAAGAATCGACCCGTGGACCGTACTCAAGGTCTCGGCCGTGTTCAACGCCCTCATGGCGCTGGCGGTCGTTCTGGGGATGGTGATCTTCTGGGCGATCTTCGTCAACGCCGGAATCCCCGACAAGATCAACGATCTGGCGATGCAGGTCGGCCTGGTCGACGGAATCACGCTCGACGGAGCCACCTATTTCAGGATCGTGCTGGTGCTGGCCGTGGTGGGAACCATCCTCCTGACCGGACTCTTCACCCTGGGCGCCGTGATCTACAACCTGATCACCGATCTGGTGGGAGGCATCGAAGTGGTGATGCTCGAGGAGACGACGGGCACATCGGTGTCGCGTCCCCGGGTGACGCTTCCGTCGGGTAGCCGGACGACGGCGGCGCCCAAGCGAGGTGCCATCCCGACACCCCGACCGGCATTGGTGATGGACCCGGTTGATCCTCCGGTCGCCCCTGAGGTGGAACGAACCGCCTGA
- a CDS encoding ABC transporter permease subunit, giving the protein MTTHVAGRAGRFGLVARYLPPVLIFISGILLWEATVRIFDIKGFILPKPSRIITVFSQEFSVVVSAGWFTMRKAMLGFAFGATAGVGVALVTARWPLIRDGAMPLAIAVNSTPIIALAPIMNNWFPITSMWPGAVVVALVVFFPVMINTVRGLTEVRPGFLELMDSYGAAPRDVLRKVRAPNSLPFVFAAFKVGTTLSVIAAVVSEYFGGSRQALGVYISQQAALFHFAEAWAAILVASFSGLVFYLAVVLAERAFIPWHASVRNLTT; this is encoded by the coding sequence ATGACCACGCACGTCGCCGGCCGTGCCGGTCGGTTCGGGCTAGTCGCCCGCTACCTGCCCCCGGTGCTCATCTTCATCTCCGGGATCCTCCTGTGGGAGGCCACCGTCCGGATCTTCGACATCAAGGGGTTCATCCTCCCCAAGCCGTCGCGGATCATCACGGTGTTCTCACAGGAGTTCTCGGTAGTCGTCTCTGCGGGCTGGTTCACGATGCGCAAGGCGATGCTGGGGTTCGCCTTCGGAGCCACTGCCGGGGTGGGCGTCGCCCTGGTGACCGCCCGCTGGCCCCTGATCCGCGACGGCGCCATGCCGCTTGCCATCGCCGTCAACTCGACCCCGATCATCGCCTTGGCGCCGATCATGAACAACTGGTTCCCGATCACCAGCATGTGGCCCGGCGCTGTGGTGGTCGCCCTGGTGGTCTTCTTCCCGGTGATGATCAACACGGTGCGGGGCCTCACCGAGGTTCGCCCGGGGTTCCTCGAGCTGATGGACTCCTACGGAGCAGCCCCGCGGGATGTGTTGCGCAAGGTGCGCGCTCCCAACTCCTTGCCGTTCGTGTTCGCCGCATTCAAGGTGGGGACCACTCTCAGCGTGATCGCCGCAGTCGTCAGCGAGTACTTCGGCGGGTCCCGCCAGGCCCTGGGCGTGTACATCTCACAGCAGGCGGCGCTGTTCCACTTCGCCGAGGCCTGGGCGGCGATCCTGGTCGCCTCGTTCTCCGGCCTGGTCTTCTACCTGGCGGTGGTCCTGGCGGAGCGGGCCTTCATCCCGTGGCACGCCTCGGTCCGCAACCTAACGACCTGA
- a CDS encoding AbrB/MazE/SpoVT family DNA-binding domain-containing protein, whose translation MIATIDAAGRVVIPKAFRDGLGLTGGEELEISVRDGTILIEPKPVPVTLVETPDGPVAVPDRTLPPLTDDIVRDTLEHVRR comes from the coding sequence CGCGTGGTGATCCCCAAGGCGTTTCGCGACGGCCTCGGGCTCACCGGAGGTGAGGAACTCGAGATCTCCGTCCGCGACGGGACGATCCTCATCGAGCCGAAGCCGGTGCCGGTCACCCTCGTCGAGACACCCGACGGGCCGGTGGCAGTCCCCGACCGAACGCTGCCACCTCTCACCGACGACATCGTCCGCGACACCCTTGAGCACGTCCGCAGGTGA
- a CDS encoding ABC transporter ATP-binding protein, translated as MSTAAVSIRQVSKTFNEGSADRVEALSGIDLAIAPGEFVSLIGPSGCGKSTLLRLVGDLAQPTAGEILVNGKPAAQARRDRDYGIVFQQATLYDWRTVLRNVELPLEVMGRPRDDRTARARAMLDLVQLAEFDRHFPFQLSGGMQQRVAIARALSFEPGLLLMDEPFGALDEMTRERMQAELLRIWSQTGTTVVFVTHSIPEAVFLSSRVVVMSPRPGQVSGIIDIDLPQPRDDDTREDRRFYEKLTEVREALRGAG; from the coding sequence ATGAGCACCGCTGCGGTCTCGATCAGGCAGGTCTCCAAGACCTTCAACGAAGGCTCCGCCGACCGCGTCGAGGCGCTGTCGGGAATCGACCTCGCGATCGCCCCCGGCGAGTTCGTCTCGCTCATCGGGCCGTCAGGGTGTGGCAAGAGCACCCTGCTGCGTCTCGTGGGCGACCTGGCCCAGCCGACCGCCGGCGAGATCCTGGTCAATGGGAAGCCGGCCGCTCAGGCCAGGCGCGATCGCGACTACGGCATCGTCTTCCAACAGGCCACCCTCTACGACTGGCGAACCGTGCTGCGCAACGTGGAGCTGCCACTGGAGGTGATGGGTCGTCCCCGCGACGATCGCACCGCCCGTGCCCGGGCCATGCTCGACCTGGTCCAACTCGCCGAGTTCGACCGCCACTTCCCGTTTCAGCTGTCGGGAGGGATGCAGCAGCGCGTGGCCATCGCCCGGGCGCTCTCATTCGAGCCGGGCCTGTTGCTGATGGATGAGCCGTTCGGGGCGCTCGACGAGATGACCCGGGAGCGAATGCAGGCCGAGCTACTTCGCATCTGGTCACAGACCGGCACCACGGTCGTCTTCGTCACCCATTCGATCCCGGAGGCGGTGTTCCTGTCGTCGAGGGTGGTGGTGATGTCCCCCCGACCAGGCCAGGTCTCCGGGATCATCGACATCGACCTGCCGCAACCCCGCGACGACGACACCCGCGAGGATCGGCGCTTCTACGAGAAGCTCACCGAGGTGCGCGAGGCACTGCGCGGGGCCGGATGA